The Pontibacter pudoricolor genome contains a region encoding:
- a CDS encoding DoxX family protein — MNRVLGNYSPHLYAVLRIVAGLLFAMHGTQKLFGWPGGGDTVELASLMGLAGIIEFVGGLMIAFGLFASWAAFVASGEMAVAYFIMHAPHGAWPILNKGELAVLYCFLFLYMAARGSGIWSIDAARHRGTVADTDVHRSRI, encoded by the coding sequence ATGAACAGAGTTTTAGGAAATTACAGTCCGCACCTTTACGCGGTACTCCGCATTGTAGCCGGGCTACTGTTTGCCATGCACGGCACTCAGAAATTGTTTGGCTGGCCGGGTGGCGGCGATACCGTAGAACTTGCGTCGCTGATGGGGCTGGCAGGAATTATAGAGTTTGTAGGAGGCCTGATGATCGCTTTCGGTTTATTTGCCAGCTGGGCCGCTTTTGTAGCCAGTGGCGAGATGGCAGTTGCTTACTTTATAATGCACGCGCCGCATGGTGCATGGCCAATTCTTAACAAAGGCGAGCTAGCCGTACTTTACTGCTTCCTGTTCCTGTACATGGCCGCTCGCGGATCCGGCATCTGGAGCATTGATGCTGCCCGGCACCGGGGCACAGTAGCTGACACTGACGTGCATCGCTCTCGAATCTAA
- a CDS encoding aldo/keto reductase produces the protein MADNTSFNKTFTIGNDLTVNRMGFGAMRITGEGIWGPPKDHDEAIRVLQRTVELGINFIDTADSYGPNVSEELIAEALYPYPKDLVIATKGGLTRTGPNVWPINADPDYLQRALEGSLKRLKQDRIDLYQLHRVDPEVPYEKTLEFLQRAQEEGLVKHIGLSEVTIDQIKKAQEYFNVVSVQNKYSVDFRTKWEEELKFCEEQDMAFIPWNPINAGNVGAIDKLTEIGKKYDASAHQVALSWLLHHSPNILLIPGTSKVKHLEENYRAASINLSEEDLQQLNAIKQSEK, from the coding sequence ATGGCAGATAACACTTCATTCAATAAGACATTTACAATTGGCAACGACCTTACAGTTAACCGGATGGGATTTGGAGCCATGCGCATTACCGGCGAGGGCATCTGGGGACCACCAAAAGATCACGACGAAGCTATACGCGTACTGCAACGAACTGTAGAATTAGGCATAAACTTTATAGATACTGCTGATAGTTACGGGCCCAATGTGTCGGAAGAGCTGATCGCGGAAGCACTTTACCCTTACCCCAAAGACCTGGTTATTGCTACAAAAGGCGGCCTTACGCGCACCGGGCCTAACGTATGGCCAATTAATGCCGACCCCGACTATTTGCAAAGAGCACTGGAAGGAAGTTTGAAGCGCTTAAAGCAGGACCGCATCGATCTTTACCAACTGCATCGGGTGGATCCGGAAGTGCCTTATGAGAAAACCCTTGAGTTTCTGCAGCGCGCTCAGGAAGAAGGACTGGTGAAGCATATCGGTTTATCGGAAGTAACGATTGACCAGATCAAAAAAGCACAGGAGTATTTCAACGTAGTGTCGGTACAAAATAAGTACAGCGTTGATTTCCGGACAAAGTGGGAAGAGGAACTGAAGTTCTGTGAAGAACAGGACATGGCGTTTATCCCCTGGAACCCGATAAATGCAGGCAATGTAGGCGCCATCGATAAACTGACGGAGATCGGTAAAAAGTATGATGCCTCTGCGCATCAGGTAGCACTAAGCTGGCTGCTGCATCACTCGCCAAACATCCTGCTGATACCGGGCACCTCTAAAGTCAAACACCTCGAAGAAAACTACAGAGCAGCATCTATCAATCTCTCTGAAGAAGACCTGCAACAACTGAATGCCATAAAGCAATCGGAAAAGTAA